CCGCCTTGCGCCGTCCCGTCATTCCAGATGAAGTTCGTTCAGCGAGTTCTCCGACATTCCCGCCGCGGAATAGAGCTCGCCGTCCTTCATGAAGAAGACGGTGTTTTTCGGCACTTTCGCCGCGTACTTCATGATCGCGCTGCGATGATCGCCTCCGAATTCCCGGACGCTCATTTGTCCCGGCCCGCGATACGTGTAGGCCATGTCGGATTTGAAATCCCAGCACGCTTCCGAAAGCGCCTGGCTCGAGATGATCGCGAACGCGGCCGTTGCGATGGTCGTCTTGGACAGGAAGGCCATTGGAAATTCCTTTCGGTGCGTTCGAAAGAAATATCGCCTGTGATGAACCCCGCTCTTTCGAGAGCGCATCCTCGTTTGCGAGAACACACGACAGCGGGCGCGTCGCAGCAGGGCGCTAGTCCGACGCCAACCCCGTCCTGCGCCGCAAATCGCCGATGGCGCGCAGAAAGCTGTCGGCCGGCGTCGTCTCCGGGTCGATCAGCCGGTGCAGGCGAAAGCCGTCTTCCAGCGCCAGCACGACCGAGGCCATCCAGGGCGGGTTCAGCGCCGGGCCTTTGGCGCTGTCCTTCAAGGTCGCCTCGACGATGTCGGCGATCAGCTTGCGGCGCGCGCGCAGGCGTTTTGCAAGTTCCGGGCGGCGCTTCTCGGCGCGTGCGACGAACAGGATCATCTCGATATGCAGGAGCGGCGAGCGGGCGAGGGGGTCCTGCCGGGCGCGGTCCATCGTCTTCAGCGCCGCAATGAAGTCGTCGAGGTTCTTGTGCTGCGCCAGGATTTCCATGTTGCGGCGGATCGATCGCTCGACATGGTCCTCGAGCATGGCGAAGATCAGCTCGTCCTTGCTCCTGAAGTTCGAATAG
This genomic interval from Bradyrhizobium guangzhouense contains the following:
- a CDS encoding TetR/AcrR family transcriptional regulator, giving the protein MSRLRTRPTRDDTRDRLFEAAARVFEQDGIGGASIEAIAAEAGFTRGAFYSNFRSKDELIFAMLEDHVERSIRRNMEILAQHKNLDDFIAALKTMDRARQDPLARSPLLHIEMILFVARAEKRRPELAKRLRARRKLIADIVEATLKDSAKGPALNPPWMASVVLALEDGFRLHRLIDPETTPADSFLRAIGDLRRRTGLASD